In Halictus rubicundus isolate RS-2024b chromosome 5, iyHalRubi1_principal, whole genome shotgun sequence, one genomic interval encodes:
- the Phtf gene encoding putative homeodomain transcription factor: MKLNELVHWYQKKIGTYDKQQWEKTVEQHILGGFTHVPMRTAKLKTELIDVDLVRGSSFPKAKPKHGLSTVACLAFQRLLFLPLYRKWWTQQTSSKIFILFLLLYSLQLINMCIYFYQLAKDDESDIVTTSEVLIPVIMMLTLCIVHSHIVSTHSGPTVTKGHSKQRIVRRSRHSRCRLGKSRTRHSLRLHDDSKSFQDNASEKASTASGEVLTSVRFAKKVEIENSMTVSQSQEFMNVQASCNNELINMAVSNPLLMNEAPTCRIQSNDVPYVRNVHQDDDGFESLNGNLSSDNDKGAAQAMLDKPKKRRDVLHKNNDDSASQQILLQPKFSALELLKTEDNSSKSEGETSNKMDKVHAPIIIGPREGRQQCESEEEGECEEAATNHLTEATTSATEWMGVTTNSDECSYSSELEESDIHSESNKNYSEFVEHPFSWEFELPPSVMLSSSCASCDRVSCTIWARRDIKKAELSVLDISSAIIAKVESMPESMNYFYGGLMVSVALSLIPSINRLSDHAGMDNSSNLASSFIPNDLISVNLETYSDILCKIIGLTFGTTFWERIVILISAFERLVLSSLLFFLLAVAERTYKQRLLYAKLFSHLTSSRRARKSDLPHFRLNKVRNIKLWLSVRSYLKRRGPQRSVDVIVSAVFVVTLLLLSFVSLELIKDLESLHSRYNVEALSWSFSLGIFILRFMTLGTKINKKYRNLSVLITEQINLYLQIEQKPHKKEELMVANNVLKLAADLIKELESPFKISGLSANPYLYTITKVVLLSALSGVLSELLGFKLKLHKIKIK; this comes from the exons atgaaattaaatgagTTGGTACATTG GTATCAGAAGAAAATTGGTACTTATGATAAGCAACAATGGGAAAAAACTGTAGAACAACATATACTTGGTGGGTTTACACATGTTCCAATGAGAACTGCAAAACTTAAAACAGAACTGATCGATGTAGATCTTGTGCGAG GTTCTTCTTTTCCAAAAGCGAAGCCAAAACATGGATTGTCTACAGTAGCTTGCTTGGCATTTCAAAGGCTATTATTTCTTCCTTTATATAGAAAATGGTGGACACAACAAACTAgttcaaaaatttttatattatttttactacTGTATAGTTTACAGTTGATCAACatgtgtatatatttttatcagTTGGCAAAAGATGATGAAAGTGAT atTGTGACCACATCAGAAGTATTAATACCTGTTATTATGATGCTTACGCTGTGCATTGTTCATTCCCATATTGTGTCAACACATTCAGGTCCGACAGTGACTAAAGGACATAGTAAACAGAGAATAGTTAGGCGTTCAAGACATAGTAGATGTAGATTGGGAAAATCAAGAACAAGACATAGTTTAC GTTTACATGATGATTCCAAATCATTTCAAGATAATGCTTCTGAAAAAGCTAGTACAGCGAGTGGAGAAGTATTGACTTCCGTGCGATTTGCAAAGAaagttgaaattgaaaattccatgaCTGTTAGTCAGTCTCAG GAATTTATGAATGTTCAAGCATCCTGTAATAATGAGCTAATTAATATGGCTGTGAGCAATCCTCTTCTTATGAATGAAGCTCCAACTTGTCGTATTCAATCAA ATGATGTTCCATATGTAAGAAACGTACATCAAGATGATGATGGATTTGAAAGTTTAAATGGAAATTTATCAAGTGACAATGATAAAGGGGCTGCGCAAGCAATGTTAGACAAACCTAAAAAACGAAGAGATGTATTACATAAAAATAATGACGATTCTGCTAGTCAACAAATCTTATTACAACCCAAATTTTCAG CACTTGAGTTATTGAAGACAGAAGATAATTCTTCAAAAAGCGAAGGAGAAACTTCTAATAAAATG GATAAGGTACATGCCCCCATAATAATTGGGCCAAGAGAAGGTCGACAACAATGTGAAAGCGAAGAGGAAGGAGAATGCGAAGAAGCTGCCACAAATCATTTGACAGAAGCCACAACATCTGCTACCGAATGGATGGGAGTAACTACAAATAGTGATGAATGTAGCTATAG TTCCGAGCTTGAGGAGTCTGATATACATAGTGAAAGTAACAAAAATTATTCAGAATTTGTGGAGCATCCTTTCTCTTGGGAATTTGAATTACCACCTTCTGTAATGCTTAGTTCTAGTTGCGCTTCGTGCGACCGTG TTTCGTGTACTATCTGGGCACGACGTGATATAAAAAAAGCTGAGCTATCTGTACTAGACATCAGTTCAGCAATTATTGCCAAAGTAGAATCAATGCCAGAGAGTATGAATTATTTTTATGGGGGGCTGATGGTCAGCGTGGCGTTGTCACTAATACCGTCTATAAATCGCCTAAGCGACCACGCAGGAATGGACAATAGTAGTAATCTAGCCAGTTCCTTCATACCAAATGATTTGATTTCCGTTAATTTGGAAACGTACAGCgatattttatgtaaaataatagGTTTAACATTTGGGACAACTTTTTG GGAGCGTATAGTAATACTTATATCAGCATTCGAGAGGCTTGTGTTATCTTCTTTACTATTTTTCTTATTAGCAGTTGCTGAACGTACATATAAGCAAAGACTCTTGTATGCTAAACTGTTTTCACATTTAACATCATCAAGACGTGCAAGAAAATCGGATTTACCACATTTCCGATTAAATAAAGTGCGAAATATTAAATTGTGGCTGAGCGTTAGATCTTATTTGAAA AGAAGAGGTCCGCAACGTTCTGTAGACGTAATAGTATCAGCAGTATTTGTAGTTACATTATTATTGTTGTCATTTGTGAGCTTGGAATTAATTAAA GATCTAGAAAGTTTGCATTCCCGATATAACGTTGAAGCTTTATCTTGGAGCTTTTCTCTCGGAATATTTATATTACGTTTCATGACACTGGGcacgaaaattaataaaaaatatagaaatctATCCGTCTTAATAACGGAACAG attaatttatatttacaaataGAACAAAAACCACATAAAAAGGAGGAACTCATGGTAGCGAATAATGTACTCAAATTAGCAGCTGATTTGATAAAG GAACTTGAAAGCCCATTTAAAATATCTGGCTTATCTGCTAATCCCTATCTGTACACAATCACGAAAGTGGTGTTGTTATCCGCTCTTTCAGGAGTGCTTTCAGAATTACTTggatttaaacttaaattacataagataaaaatcaaataa
- the Edem1 gene encoding ER degradation-enhancing alpha-mannosidase-like protein 2, translating into MSVLGIGLLFGLLSSVNGVREYEKKDLIALREEVRSMFDHAYSSYLAYAYPYDELRSLSCDGFDTWGSFSLTLIDALDTLAVMGNFSEFRRVAEIISGRANFEANINVSVFETNIRVVGGLLSAHLLSRKAGVNLEPGWPCNGPLLRLAEDMAKRLIAAFDTPTGMPYGTVNLKYGVPEGETSITCTASIGTFLLEFGTLSRLTGDPLYEEVAMNAIKALHYYKSNIGLVGNHIDVLTGHWTAQDSGIGAGVDSYFEYLAKGTLLFQDPLLASIFQEHKAAIEKYIRQEDWHLWVSMTKGQVTLPVFQSLDAYWPGVLSLFGEIGDAMKSLHNYHRVWKQFGFTPEFYNIPQAEAGTNREGYPLRPELIESVMYLYRATGDPYLIQVGVDILRSLQHSAKTTCGYATINDVRDHRKADRMESFFLAETTKYLYLLFDPDNFIHNSGQRGEVIQTQWGQCIIDAGGYIFNTEAHPIDPGALYCCHRSQNLFSDQKPTLWKFIPVSDQKEEKSPEQSTLYQKDAKEKDEDKQPIEIIKLSEIRQSFINDVKSSENKNSVNPMPPINYKTDEIITAEKEDRLTANNRNPESLKVQVIAPPSVIYKVDDSETIDTFETPSTPDGHYSTPIVGNDTESFITQTNTKITKFEPQILLENIRKRNLYPTNVTARLNYHMLSCQSQSFLQRISIVGEFF; encoded by the coding sequence atGTCCGTTCTTGGTATAGGGCTACTTTTCGGACTTTTGTCTTCGGTGAATGGAgtacgtgagtacgagaaaaaagATTTAATCGCTCTAAGGGAAGAAGTGCGGTCGATGTTTGATCATGCTTACTCGAGCTATTTAGCATACGCTTATCCGTACGACGAGCTACGTTCGTTGAGTTGCGATGGATTTGATACATGGGGTAGCTTCTCGTTGACGCTCATCGATGCTTTGGACACTCTTGCCGTAATGGGCAACTTCTCTGAATTTCGACGCGTGGCAGAAATAATAAGTGGTAGAGCAAACTTCGAAGCCAATATAAATGTATCTGTGTTTGAAACTAACATACGAGTAGTCGGTGGATTGCTCAGTGCTCACCTTCTGTCACGCAAAGCAGGCGTCAATCTAGAACCTGGCTGGCCTTGCAATGGTCCCTTGTTGCGTCTTGCGGAGGACATGGCAAAAAGGTTAATTGCTGCTTTTGATACTCCAACAGGAATGCCTTATGGTACAGTTAACTTAAAATATGGAGTGCCTGAAGGTGAAACAAGTATTACATGTACTGCTAGTATAggtacatttttattagaatttggAACCTTGTCTAGATTAACTGGGGATCCATTGTACGAAGAGGTAGCTATGAATGCTATAAAAGCATTGCACTACTATAAATCAAACATTGGGCTAGTTGGTAATCATATAGATGTATTAACCGGTCATTGGACAGCTCAAGATTCAGGGATTGGTGCAGGTGTTGATTCTTATTTTGAATATCTAGCAAAAGGCACCTTACTATTTCAAGATCCATTGCTGGCATCTATATTTCAAGAGCATAAAGCAGCGATTGAAAAATACATTCGTCAGGAAGACTGGCATTTATGGGTTTCCATGACGAAAGGTCAAGTCACCTTACCAGTGTTTCAGTCTTTGGATGCTTATTGGCCCGGTGTACTGAGTCTTTTCGGAGAAATCGGAGATGCTATGAAATCATTGCATAATTACCACCGTGTTTGGAAGCAATTTGGATTTACTCCAGAATTTTATAACATTCCTCAAGCCGAAGCAGGCACTAACAGAGAAGGATATCCGTTAAGACCAGAATTAATAGAATCGGTTATGTATTTGTATAGAGCAACAGGTGATCCCTATTTGATACAAGTTGGAGTAGACATATTAAGAAGTTTACAACACAGTGCTAAAACAACATGTGGCTATGCGACTATAAATGATGTTAGGGACCATCGGAAGGCAGATAGGATGGAATCCTTTTTTTTGGCAGAGACTACAAAATATCTTTATCTCCTCTTTGATCCCgataattttattcataattcAGGCCAAAGAGGAGAAGTTATTCAAACACAATGGGGCCAATGTATTATAGACGCAGGAGGATACATTTTCAATACAGAAGCACACCCTATAGACCCTGGAGCACTGTATTGTTGTCATCGAAGTCAGAATTTGTTTTCTGACCAAAAGCCAACATTATGGAAATTCATTCCAGTGAGTGACCAGAAAGAAGAGAAAAGTCCAGAGCAGAGTACGCTCTACCAAAAAGATGCCAAAGAAAAGGATGAAGATAAACAACCAATTGAAATCATAAAATTGTCTGAAATAAGGCAAAGTTTTATTAATGATGTAAAGAgcagtgaaaataaaaattcggtcAATCCTATGCCTCCCATAAATTATAAGACTGACGAAATTATAACAGCTGAAAAAGAAGACCGATTAACTGCAAACAATCGAAATCCCGAATCACTGAAAGTACAAGTTATTGCACCTCCTTCTGTAATTTATAAAGTTGATGATAGCGAAACTATTGATACTTTTGAAACACCATCCACACCTGATGGACATTATTCTACGCCTATTGTAGGAAACGATACAGAATCATTTATTACGCAAACCAATACAAAAATAACGAAGTTTGAACCACAAATATtacttgaaaatattagaaaaagaaatttatatcCCACGAATGTAACCGCAAGATTGAATTACCACATGCTATCTTGTCAATCTCAATCATTCTTGCAACGTATATCAATTGTTggggaatttttctaa